A single window of Pyrus communis chromosome 10, drPyrComm1.1, whole genome shotgun sequence DNA harbors:
- the LOC137747395 gene encoding translocase of chloroplast 90, chloroplastic-like: protein MNSLKDWISSQLVSMPLVSPRPLSGSDSFFREEPSNEEFDDQGAAHSSTLVTPRIRTAPSTSFNSDRENQSDQSLQHVVVQNSDHSHNRSDKKKMDPLVRIDDLQVKFLRLLLRLGLSQNNVLVAKVLYRIHLATLIRAEESDLKRVNLRSDRARAVAAEQEASGLPEMDFSLRILVLGKTGVGKSATINSIFDQTKTETNPFRPGTDRIREVVGTVNGIKVTIIDTPGFLPSSTVNFRRNKKIMLSVKKFIRKSPPDIVLFFERLDLMSSNYNDFSLLKQITKVFGPAVWFNTILVMTHSSLVLPEGPDGYPVNYESYVRQSTDMVQHYIHQAVSDSRLENPVLLVENHPQCRKNIAGEKILPNGQVWKSQFLLLCICSKVLSDVNILMKFQDSIHLGPSNATHVPSLPHLLSSLLRHRTTIGPSGGDVGVDESLVSDAEEEDEYDQLPPIRILTKSQFERLTKSQKKDYLDELDYRETLYLKKQLKEEYRRQMEIMLSKEKNTASDDNSDSQQASQVEAVLLPDMEVPPSFGSNWPAHRYRCLLTSDQWIMRPVLDSHGWDNDVGLDGVSLETAMQVNRNVFTSVSGQMSKDKQDFSIQSECAAAYLDPNGTTYSVGLDVQSASKDTIYTLHSNAKLRKLWHNVAESGFSLTSFGNKYYIGGKLEDTISVGKRLKFVMNVGQMMGPEQVAYGGGVEATLRGRDYPVRNDNVSLMMTVLSFNKEMVLGGNLRSESRLGRNMSVSVNANLNSRRMGKISIKTSSTDHLQFSMVAAFTIFWALLRKKDVKSTSDE, encoded by the exons ATGAACAGCCTTAAAGATTGGATTTCTTCTCAGTTAGTATCCATGCCTCTGGTTTCGCCTCGGCCGTTGTCGGGCAGTGACAGTTTCTTTAGGGAGGAACCCTCCAATGAAGAGTTTGATGACCAAG GTGCTGCTCACTCGAGCACTTTGGTAACACCACGCATCCGGACTGCCCCATCAACCTCATTTAATAGTGATCGGGAAAATCAGTCTGATCAGTCCCTGCAGCATGTTGTAGTTCAAAATTCTGATCACTCTCATAATCGCTCTGATAAGAAAAAGATGGATCCTTTGGTAAGAATTGATGACCTTCAAGTTAAGTTCTTGCGCCTTCTCCTCCGGCTTGGtctgtcacaaaacaatgttcTGGTTGCTAAAGTTCTTTATCGTATTCACCTGGCTACTTTGATACGAGCAGAAGAATCAGATTTGAAAAGAGTTAATCTGAGGAGTGATAGAGCTAGAGCCGTGGCAGCAGAACAGGAGGCATCTGGCCTGCCTGAAATGGATTTCTCTCTCAGAATACTTGTCCTGGGGAAAACAGGAGTTGGCAAGAGTGCCACAATAAATTCTATATTTGATCAAACAAAGACTGAAACCAATCCATTTCGACCTGGCACAGATCGTATTCGAGAGGTTGTGGGAACTGTAAATGGGATTAAAGTAACTATCATCGATACCCCCGGTTTTTTGCCATCAAGTACTGTTAATTTCCGCAGAAATAAGAAGATTATGCTCTCTGTGAAGAAATTTATTAGAAAAAGTCCACCTGACATCGTTTTGTTCTTTGAACGCCTTGACCTCATGAGTAGTAATTACAATGACTTCTCCCTTTTGAAGCAAATAACCAAGGTATTCGGGCCTGCAGTTTGGTTTAACACCATTCTTGTTATGACACATTCTTCCCTAGTCCTTCCGGAAGGACCTGATGGGTATCCTGTCAATTATGAATCATATGTGAGGCAAAGCACAGATATGGTGCAGCACTATATACACCAGGCAGTGTCTGACTCCAGACTTGAAAACCCAGTGTTGTTAGTTGAGAATCATCCTCAGTGTAGGAAAAATATTGCTGGTGAAAAGATACTTCCAAACGGACAGGTTTGGAAATCTCAGTTTTTGTTATTATGCATTTGTAGTAAAGTTCTGAGTGATGTCAATATCCTCATGAAATTTCAAGACAGCATTCATCTGGGGCCCTCAAATGCCACTCACGTGCCTTCCCTGCCGCATCTCCTATCGTCTCTTCTACGTCATCGCACTACTATTGGTCCAAGTGGAGGGGACGTTGGAGTTGATGAGAGCTTGGTTTCAGATGCGGAGGAGGAAGATGAGTATGATCAATTACCTCCAATCCGAATTCTGACAAAATCTCAGTTTGAGAGATTAACAAAATCACAGAAAAAAGACTATCTTGATGAATTGGATTATCGAGAGACCCTTTATCTGAAGAAACAGTTGAAAGAAGAGTACCGTAGGCAGATGGAGATTATGCTTTCCAAAGAGAAAAATACGGCGAGCGATGATAATTCTGATAGTCAGCAGGCTTCCCAAGTAGAGGCTGTTTTATTACCAGATATGGAGGTCCCTCCAAGTTTTGGCTCTAATTGGCCTGCACACAGGTATCGTTGTCTTCTTACAAGTGATCAGTGGATTATGAGACCTGTTCTTGATTCCCATGGATGGGATAATGATGTGGGCTTGGATGGGGTAAGCTTGGAAACCGCTATGCAGGTAAATAGGAACGTGTTTACCTCTGTCTCAGGGCAGATGAGCAAGGACAAGCAGGATTTTAGCATTCAATCCGAGTGTGCTGCAGCTTACCTAGACCCCAATGGGACCACATATTCTGTAGGTCTTGATGTTCAGTCTGCTAGTAAAGATACCATCTATACACTTCACAGCAATGCGAAGCTGAGAAAATTGTGGCACAATGTTGCTGAAAGTGGATTCTCGTTGACGTCTTTTGGGAACAAGTATTACATTGGTGGCAAGCTTGAAGACACCATATCAGTTGGGAAGAGATTGAAATTTGTGATGAATGTTGGCCAAATGATGGGTCCTGAGCAAGTGGCGTATGGTGGCGGTGTTGAAGCAACGTTGAGGGGTAGAGACTACCCTGTGAGAAATGATAATGTGAGCCTGATGATGACTGTACTGTCTTTCAATAAAGAGATGGTGTTGGGTGGAAACTTACGGTCTGAGTCCCGGCTTGGGCGAAATATGAGTGTGTCGGTTAATGCTAATCTGAATAGCCGCAGGATGGGTAAGATAAGCATCAAAACAAGTAGCACTGATCATTTGCAGTTCAGTATGGTTGCGGCTTTCACAATTTTCTGGGCCCTTTTACGGAAGAAGGATGTTAAAAGTACAAGTGATGAATAA
- the LOC137747551 gene encoding arogenate dehydrogenase 1, chloroplastic: protein MLSLRLHHASPPKPYLSPSPFVNPQSLNLSPIPTTTRPLRRNSLKIQSIDAAQFFDYESKLAAQFRYASMLKIAVIGFGNYGQFLAEALVAQGHTVLAHSRSDYSKTAQDLGVSFFSDPHDLCEQHPQVILLCISIISAEPVLKSLPLQRLRRNTLFVDVFSVKEFAKALLLKYLPPHFDILCTHPMFGPQSAKNGWKGLPFVYEKVRIGSEESRVSRCDKFLSIFEREGCRMVEMSCAEHDKYAAESQFITHTVGRVLGMLHLESTPINTKGYETLLDLVKNTEGVSFDLYYGLFMYNKNALEMLERLDVAFEALKKQIFGLLHNSVRDQIFGDAEKGRTLQEDNANRAQNGAALASSSRASRSLKIARPHDQKAEVSDESRLDIAIVGFGNFGQFLAKTIVRQGHKVLAFSRSDYSEVAHKLGVSYFSDVDDLCEEHPDVILLCTSILSTEKVLRSLPLHRLKRNTLFVDVLSVKEFPRNLFLQTLPPEFDILCTHPMFGPESGKNGWNGLVFVHDEVRVGSEESRVSRCDQFLDIFAREGCRMVEMSCAEHDKHAAGSQFITHTVGRILEKLGLESTPINTKGYETLLNLVENTAGDSFDLYYGLFMYNVNAMEQLKRLDMAFESLRKQLFGRLHGFVRKQNFETSDEVEKCIQCVV from the exons ATGTTATCTCTCCGCCTCCACCACGCGTCGCCACCCAAACCatatctctctccctcccccttCGTAAACCCCCAAAGCCTCAACCTTTCCCCAATCCCAACAACTACCCGCCCCCTCCGTCGCAACTCCCTCAAAATCCAATCCATCGACGCCGCCCAATTCTTCGACTACGAGTCCAAGCTCGCCGCCCAGTTCCGCTACGCAAGCATGCTCAAAATCGCTGTCATTGGCTTCGGCAACTACGGCCAATTCCTCGCCGAGGCCCTCGTCGCGCAAGGCCACACCGTCCTCGCCCATTCCCGATCCGACTACTCCAAAACGGCGCAAGACCTCGGCGTTTCGTTCTTCTCCGACCCCCACGACCTCTGCGAGCAGCACCCGCAAGTTATCCTGCTATGTATCTCCATCATCTCCGCCGAGCCCGTCCTCAAATCGCTGCCTCTCCAGCGCCTCCGCCGCAACACCTTGTTCGTCGACGTGTTCTCCGTCAAGGAGTTCGCCAAGGCGTTGCTGCTCAAGTATCTGCCTCCCCACTTCGATATTCTTTGCACCCACCCGATGTTCGGACCCCAGAGCGCCAAAAACGGCTGGAAAGGGCTTCCTTTCGTGTACGAAAAAGTCCGGATTGGGTCCGAAGAGTCGCGGGTTTCGCGGTGTGATAAGTTTCTGAGCATTTTTGAGAGAGAAGGGTGCAGGATGGTGGAGATGAGCTGCGCCGAGCATGATAAGTACGCGGCGGAGTCTCAGTTCATCACCCACACGGTTGGGAGAGTGTTGGGGATGTTGCACTTGGAGTCCACTCCGATCAATACGAAAGGGTATGAGACGTTGTTGGATTTGGTGAAGAACACGGAAGGGGTTAGCTTCGATTTGTATTACGGGCTGTTTATGTACAACAAGAATGCCTTGGAGATGTTGGAGAGGTTAGATGTGGCTTTCGAGGCTTTGAAGAAACAGATTTTCGGGCTTCTGCACAATTCTGTGCGAGACCAGATCTTTGGCGATGCGGAGAAGGGAAGAACTTTGCAGGAGGATAATGCGAATCGGGCTCAGAATGGAGCTGCGTTGGCATCTTCTTCTAGAGCTTCGAG ATCGCTGAAAATTGCTCGACCACATGACCAAAAAGCAGAGGTTTCTGATGAATCTAGGCTAGATATTGCAATTGTCGGCTTTGGTAACTTTGGCCAGTTCCTTGCTAAGACTATTGTACGTCAAGGCCATAAGGTTCTAGCATTCTCTCGTTCAGATTACTCTGAAGTGGCTCATAAACTAGGCGTTTCATACTTCTCTGATGTGGATGATTTATGTGAAGAACATCCTGACGTGATACTACTTTGTACGTCTATTCTTTCAACCGAGAAAGTTTTGAGGTCATTGCCCCTGCATAGGCTCAAGAGAAATACTTTATTTGTTGATGTTCTTTCAGTGAAAGAATTTCCCAGAAATCTCTTTCTTCAAACATTGCCACCGGAGTTTGATATTCTATGCACGCATCCTATGTTCGGACCAGAAAGTGGTAAGAACGGGTGGAATGGCCTCGTTTTTGTTCATGATGAGGTCAGGGTTGGAAGTGAAGAATCTAGGGTATCACGGTGTGATCAATTTCTTGATATCTTTGCACGAGAAGGGTGCCGAATGGTGGAAATGTCTTGTGCAGAACATGATAAGCATGCAGCAGGCTCACAATTCATTACACACACTGTAGGAAGGATTTTGGAAAAATTGGGTTTGGAGTCGACACCAATCAACACAAAAGGTTACGAGACTTTGTTGAATTTGGTGGAGAATACAGCGGGAGATAGCTTTGATCTTTACTACGGCTTGTTCATGTACAATGTAAATGCAATGGAGCAGCTGAAGAGATTGGACATGGCATTTGAATCTTTAAGGAAGCAGCTTTTCGGGCGCTTGCATGGTTTTGTTCGGAAGCAAAATTTTGAGACGTCGGATGAAGTGGAAAAGTGCATCCAGTGTGTTGTGTGA
- the LOC137746879 gene encoding late embryogenesis abundant protein At1g64065-like has product MAEKGNQRSDEEMANSQAEQHELKRKKRIRLGIYITVFVVIQIIVITALSLTVLKVKTPKVRLGAVNVQNVTAAPATPSFDMTFATQISIKNTNLGRYKFDASTVKFDYDGATVGQVSVPKSRAGMWSTKKIDVTVSLSAKGLPSSKNSGLRSELSTGVLRLTSEARVSGTVELMMVMKKKKSAKMDCTLEVNLSTKKIQYLKCE; this is encoded by the coding sequence ATGGCGGAGAAGGGCAATCAGAGAAGCGACGAAGAGATGGCGAATTCGCAAGCGGAGCAGCATGAGCTGAAACGGAAGAAGAGAATCCGATTGGGAATCTACATTACTGTGTTTGTTGTGATTCAGATCATCGTGATCACCGCACTAAGCCTCACCGTGCTGAAAGTGAAGACGCCGAAGGTGAGACTTGGCGCCGTCAACGTCCAGAACGTCACGGCCGCCCCGGCAACGCCCTCGTTCGACATGACCTTCGCAACCCAAATCAGTATCAAGAACACAAATCTCGGTCGCTACAAGTTCGACGCAAGCACTGTTAAGTTTGACTACGATGGCGCGACTGTCGGGCAAGTTAGCGTTCCCAAGAGCAGGGCCGGAATGTGGTCGACCAAGAAGATTGATGTCACGGTGAGTTTGAGTGCCAAGGGGCTGCCGAGCTCAAAAAACTCCGGACTTCGCAGTGAACTGAGCACCGGGGTTTTGCGGCTGACGAGCGAAGCGAGGGTGAGTGGAACGGTGGAGctgatgatggtgatgaagaagaagaagtctgCGAAAATGGACTGCACTCTGGAAGTTAACTTGTCCACCAAGAAAATTCAGTATTTGAAATGCGAGTGA